A single region of the Pseudomonas sp. B21-023 genome encodes:
- a CDS encoding response regulator, whose product MLKPILLVEDNPRDLELTLLALERSQLANEVVVVRDGADALDYLLRRNAFAGRDGGNPAVMLLDLKLPKVDGLEVLKVVRETAELRSIPIVMLTSSREGPDLSRAYELGVNAYVVKPVEFKEFVTAISDLGMFWAVLNEPPPGSLRLNRRGSN is encoded by the coding sequence ATGCTCAAACCTATCCTGCTGGTCGAAGACAACCCCAGAGACCTCGAACTGACCCTGCTCGCCCTTGAGCGCAGCCAGCTGGCCAACGAGGTGGTCGTCGTGCGCGACGGCGCCGATGCGCTGGACTACCTGCTGCGGCGCAACGCCTTTGCCGGACGCGACGGCGGCAATCCGGCGGTGATGCTGCTGGACCTGAAGCTGCCCAAGGTCGATGGCCTGGAAGTCCTCAAGGTAGTGCGCGAAACCGCCGAGTTGCGCAGCATCCCCATCGTCATGCTGACGTCCTCGCGCGAGGGGCCGGACCTGAGCCGGGCCTATGAGCTCGGGGTCAATGCCTATGTGGTCAAGCCTGTGGAGTTCAAGGAGTTCGTCACCGCCATCTCCGACCTGGGCATGTTCTGGGCGGTGCTCAACGAACCACCACCCGGTTCGCTGCGCCTGAACCGACGCGGCAGCAACTGA